In a single window of the Oenanthe melanoleuca isolate GR-GAL-2019-014 chromosome 28, OMel1.0, whole genome shotgun sequence genome:
- the ZNF414 gene encoding zinc finger protein 414 isoform X1, producing MKTEKDEAVATFSVRGKFGTEGAGCSAPMAVAGSAGTPELRPLKRRPVPGKHYQCSSYGCRLAFPSMQELVDHLKVHYRPTQSLEGKTFHCPTLGCTETFPSMQDLMAHMKVHYKPNRYFKCENCLLRFRTHRSLFKHLHVCSDSASGPAPPPKPDKPVLPPATSVPEKEPPAKPPEGLPKLPSALRPAEKGAADAALPELPGALEPPVPPGPQPFPLLEPGLFGPSSLTRFPGPAPSSVPGPFLPYVPPSPFGLAQPAAQHRLRPFLPAHGPPSVSNAVWKKSQGLSVSPLLPCFGSGVTPGHSSNSRIVWEHTRGRYSCTQCPFSTASREEMTLHIEDHRKNPPPGRLEADMDFGVGLAPFHAKLPPEMENSLYSQL from the exons ATGAAGACAGAGAAGGACGAGGCCGTGGCCACCTTCTCCGTGCGGGGGAAATTCGGCACAGAGGGGGCAG GCTGCAGTGCCCCGATGGCGGTGGCGGGGAGCGCAGGGACCCCGGAGCTGCGGCCGCTGAAGCGCagacctgtcccag GGAAACACTACCAGTGCTCGAGCTACGGCTGCAGGCTGGCCTTCCCCAGCATGCAGGAGCTGGTGGACCACCTGAAGGTGCACTACAGACCCACGCAGTCCCTCGAGG GCAAAACCTTCCACTGCCCCACGCTGGGCTGCACCGAGACCTTCCCCAGCATGCAGGACCTCATGGCGCACATGAAGGTGCACTACAAACCAAACCGCTACTTCAA GTGTGAGAACTGCCTGCTGCGCTTCCGCACGCACCGCTCCCTCTTCAAGCACCTGCACGTCTGCTCCGACAGCGCCagcggccccgcgccgccccccaAGCCCGACAAGCCCGTCCTGCCTCCCGCTACCTCTGTCCCGGAGAAGGAGCCCCCGGCCAAGCCCCCCGAGGGGCTGCCCAAGCTGCCGAGCGCCCTGCGGCCCGCGGAGAAAGGAGCGGCGGACGCCGCGCTGCCCGAGCTGCCCGGGGCGCTGGAGCCGCCGGTGCCGCCGGGCCCGCAGCCCTTCCCGCTGCTGGAGCCCGGCCTCTTCGGGCCCTCGTCCTTGACTCGCTTCCCGGGGCCCGCCCCGTCCTCGGTGCCGGGGCCGTTCCTGCCCTACGTGCCCCCCTCGCCCTTCGGGCTGGCGCAGCCCGCGGCTCAGCACCGCCTGCGGCCCTTCCTGCCGGCACACGGCCCCCCCAGCGTCTCCAACGCCGTCTGGAAGAAAAGCCAAG GTTTGAGTGTCAGCCCACTCCTCCCATGCTTTGGCTCAGGAGTGACTCCAG GGCACTCCTCCAACAGCCGCATCGTCTGGGAGCACACGCGGGGCCGCTACAGCTGCACGCAGTGCCCCTTCTCCACCGCCTCCCGCGAGGAGATGACCCTGCACATCGAGGACCACCGCAAGAACCCCCCGCCCGGGCGCCTGGAGGCCGACATGG attTCGGGGTGGGGCTTGCCCCGTTCCACGCCAAGCTGCCGCCGGAGATGGAGAACTCCCTGTACTCCCAGCTTTGA
- the ZNF414 gene encoding zinc finger protein 414 isoform X2 produces MKTEKDEAVATFSVRGKFGTEGAGCSAPMAVAGSAGTPELRPLKRRPVPGKHYQCSSYGCRLAFPSMQELVDHLKVHYRPTQSLEGKTFHCPTLGCTETFPSMQDLMAHMKVHYKPNRYFKCENCLLRFRTHRSLFKHLHVCSDSASGPAPPPKPDKPVLPPATSVPEKEPPAKPPEGLPKLPSALRPAEKGAADAALPELPGALEPPVPPGPQPFPLLEPGLFGPSSLTRFPGPAPSSVPGPFLPYVPPSPFGLAQPAAQHRLRPFLPAHGPPSVSNAVWKKSQGHSSNSRIVWEHTRGRYSCTQCPFSTASREEMTLHIEDHRKNPPPGRLEADMDFGVGLAPFHAKLPPEMENSLYSQL; encoded by the exons ATGAAGACAGAGAAGGACGAGGCCGTGGCCACCTTCTCCGTGCGGGGGAAATTCGGCACAGAGGGGGCAG GCTGCAGTGCCCCGATGGCGGTGGCGGGGAGCGCAGGGACCCCGGAGCTGCGGCCGCTGAAGCGCagacctgtcccag GGAAACACTACCAGTGCTCGAGCTACGGCTGCAGGCTGGCCTTCCCCAGCATGCAGGAGCTGGTGGACCACCTGAAGGTGCACTACAGACCCACGCAGTCCCTCGAGG GCAAAACCTTCCACTGCCCCACGCTGGGCTGCACCGAGACCTTCCCCAGCATGCAGGACCTCATGGCGCACATGAAGGTGCACTACAAACCAAACCGCTACTTCAA GTGTGAGAACTGCCTGCTGCGCTTCCGCACGCACCGCTCCCTCTTCAAGCACCTGCACGTCTGCTCCGACAGCGCCagcggccccgcgccgccccccaAGCCCGACAAGCCCGTCCTGCCTCCCGCTACCTCTGTCCCGGAGAAGGAGCCCCCGGCCAAGCCCCCCGAGGGGCTGCCCAAGCTGCCGAGCGCCCTGCGGCCCGCGGAGAAAGGAGCGGCGGACGCCGCGCTGCCCGAGCTGCCCGGGGCGCTGGAGCCGCCGGTGCCGCCGGGCCCGCAGCCCTTCCCGCTGCTGGAGCCCGGCCTCTTCGGGCCCTCGTCCTTGACTCGCTTCCCGGGGCCCGCCCCGTCCTCGGTGCCGGGGCCGTTCCTGCCCTACGTGCCCCCCTCGCCCTTCGGGCTGGCGCAGCCCGCGGCTCAGCACCGCCTGCGGCCCTTCCTGCCGGCACACGGCCCCCCCAGCGTCTCCAACGCCGTCTGGAAGAAAAGCCAAG GGCACTCCTCCAACAGCCGCATCGTCTGGGAGCACACGCGGGGCCGCTACAGCTGCACGCAGTGCCCCTTCTCCACCGCCTCCCGCGAGGAGATGACCCTGCACATCGAGGACCACCGCAAGAACCCCCCGCCCGGGCGCCTGGAGGCCGACATGG attTCGGGGTGGGGCTTGCCCCGTTCCACGCCAAGCTGCCGCCGGAGATGGAGAACTCCCTGTACTCCCAGCTTTGA